Proteins encoded together in one Dehalogenimonas sp. THU2 window:
- a CDS encoding cation:proton antiporter: protein MEDLSLGFELIIVLIAAVIGGVVAHRFKLPVLLGYLLAGMLVSPHGLGLVQETEAIEALAGIGVILLLFTLGLEFSLSELRRIGAVAILGGISQILLTAAAGFGLGKVLGWATPESIFFGFLMSLSSTLIVLKLLMERGELDTTHGRIMTGILLVQDLSLVPLMIILPTLGKEGADIGPALLDAGGKALGFIVVMAGLGLWLLPRVLERVARARSRELFLITVVSLSLAAAIAAQFFGVSAAVGAFIAGLLIGQSVFARQALADIVPFRDAFGALFFVSLGTLADLSFIVGNLWLVIAVVLFIVFLKFIICAAVPLVFGYSARTALFTGFGLTQIGEFSFVLAGVGVAAGILRETTYALTLGAAITTMVLTPFIISLGNSLYRRLERASFGQKLLNLRGEISSARSTLIMSGHAVICGHGRSAEALTKVLTRRNLSYLVIELDPKKIAQLRRHGIPCIYGDASNPEILACAQVEKAKLLVCTFPGFLDVELTVKNARTLNPRIDIVARVERDRDADVLKNIGVNELVRPQFEASLEITRHALHRYGVSATEIQYLLNSLRQGTMS, encoded by the coding sequence TTGGAAGACCTGAGTCTGGGTTTTGAACTCATCATCGTGCTCATCGCCGCTGTCATCGGCGGCGTGGTGGCGCACCGGTTCAAACTCCCGGTCCTCCTGGGCTACCTGCTGGCCGGTATGCTGGTCAGCCCCCACGGACTCGGATTGGTGCAGGAAACCGAGGCCATCGAGGCTTTGGCCGGCATCGGTGTCATCCTGCTTTTGTTCACGCTGGGTCTGGAATTCTCCCTTTCCGAACTGCGGCGCATCGGCGCGGTAGCCATACTGGGCGGCATCTCCCAGATATTGCTGACCGCCGCTGCCGGTTTCGGCCTGGGCAAGGTTCTGGGTTGGGCTACGCCCGAATCGATTTTCTTCGGTTTCCTGATGTCGCTGAGTTCGACTCTCATCGTCCTCAAGCTGCTGATGGAGCGCGGAGAACTGGATACCACCCACGGGCGCATCATGACTGGTATTCTGCTGGTACAGGACCTGTCGCTGGTACCGTTGATGATCATCCTGCCGACGCTGGGCAAAGAGGGCGCGGATATCGGACCAGCTCTCCTGGACGCGGGTGGGAAGGCGCTGGGATTCATCGTCGTCATGGCCGGTCTGGGCCTGTGGCTGTTGCCCCGCGTCCTGGAACGCGTCGCCCGGGCGAGGTCCCGGGAACTGTTCCTAATCACCGTGGTGTCCCTGTCGCTGGCCGCGGCTATCGCGGCTCAGTTCTTCGGCGTCTCGGCGGCGGTCGGGGCCTTCATCGCCGGTCTGCTTATCGGGCAATCGGTCTTTGCGCGGCAGGCCCTGGCGGATATCGTGCCTTTTCGCGACGCCTTCGGCGCGTTGTTCTTTGTGTCCCTCGGCACCCTCGCCGATCTTTCGTTCATCGTTGGCAACCTGTGGTTGGTCATCGCAGTGGTGCTTTTCATCGTCTTTCTCAAGTTCATCATCTGCGCCGCTGTTCCCTTGGTCTTCGGCTACAGCGCCCGAACCGCGCTCTTTACCGGCTTTGGACTGACCCAGATCGGTGAGTTCAGCTTCGTACTGGCCGGTGTCGGTGTGGCTGCCGGGATATTGCGGGAAACCACATACGCCCTGACGCTGGGGGCAGCCATTACTACCATGGTGTTGACGCCGTTCATCATCAGCCTGGGCAATTCACTCTACCGCCGTCTGGAGCGCGCAAGCTTCGGACAAAAATTGCTCAACCTGAGAGGCGAGATTTCCAGCGCCAGATCTACTTTGATCATGTCCGGGCACGCTGTAATCTGCGGGCACGGACGTTCAGCGGAGGCATTGACCAAGGTGCTTACCCGGCGCAACCTATCATACCTGGTCATCGAACTCGACCCCAAGAAGATCGCCCAGTTGCGACGGCATGGTATCCCCTGCATCTACGGAGATGCCTCCAATCCGGAGATACTGGCCTGCGCCCAGGTGGAAAAAGCCAAACTCCTGGTCTGCACTTTCCCTGGTTTCCTCGATGTTGAACTTACGGTCAAAAACGCCCGCACTTTGAACCCCAGGATCGACATCGTCGCCAGGGTGGAGCGCGACCGCGACGCCGATGTCCTCAAGAACATCGGCGTCAATGAACTGGTCCGGCCCCAGTTCGAGGCCAGCCTGGAGATTACCCGCCACGCCCTGCACCGCTACGGCGTGTCAGCCACGGAGATCCAGTACCTCCTCAACAGCCTGCGCCAGGGCACGATGAGCTGA
- a CDS encoding ABC transporter ATP-binding protein, whose amino-acid sequence MSAAIEIRNLTKRFKDLTAVDEVSLDIIEGECFGLLGPNGAGKTTLVKMLTTTSPITGGGIKVMGMDLATEPRRIKSLYGVVPQGDNLDPELSVIENLTVFARYFEIPREEALRRSREVLALFKLEHKALGKIKTLSGGMKRRLLLARSLMNKPRIIILDEPSVGLDPQSKYLVWQKLKELKGGGVTLLLTTQNMDEAAVLCDRVAIMHQGHILALDTPKNLVVQHVGPRVVEILPDESRRSELLADLNSRGLQFDQVEGLVQVFHSDPETLCADLDKIGFNVWQRLGTLEDVFIRLTGRGLVE is encoded by the coding sequence ATGTCCGCAGCCATCGAGATCCGCAACCTGACCAAGCGCTTCAAAGACCTGACCGCTGTCGATGAAGTGTCGTTGGATATCATTGAAGGCGAATGCTTCGGGCTGCTCGGACCCAACGGAGCCGGTAAGACCACTCTGGTCAAAATGCTCACCACCACTTCCCCGATCACCGGAGGCGGCATCAAGGTGATGGGCATGGATCTGGCAACCGAACCGCGGCGCATCAAATCGCTCTACGGCGTGGTGCCGCAGGGCGACAACCTGGACCCGGAGCTTTCGGTCATCGAAAACCTGACCGTCTTCGCCCGGTACTTCGAGATCCCCCGCGAAGAAGCTCTCCGCCGCTCCCGGGAAGTCCTGGCATTGTTCAAGCTGGAACACAAAGCCCTGGGAAAGATCAAGACTCTGTCCGGCGGCATGAAGCGCCGGCTCCTGCTCGCCCGTAGCCTGATGAACAAACCGCGCATCATCATATTGGACGAGCCTTCGGTGGGGCTGGATCCTCAGTCCAAATACCTGGTGTGGCAGAAGCTCAAGGAGCTGAAAGGCGGCGGCGTCACCCTGCTCCTGACGACCCAGAACATGGATGAAGCGGCCGTCCTGTGCGACCGGGTGGCCATCATGCACCAGGGCCATATTCTTGCACTCGATACCCCCAAAAACCTCGTCGTGCAGCACGTCGGACCAAGGGTGGTTGAAATACTGCCTGATGAATCCCGCCGCTCAGAACTGCTCGCCGATTTGAACAGCCGCGGACTCCAGTTCGACCAGGTGGAAGGTCTCGTGCAGGTCTTCCACAGCGACCCGGAAACACTTTGCGCCGATCTCGATAAAATCGGCTTCAACGTCTGGCAGCGGCTGGGTACTCTGGAAGATGTCTTTATCCGCCTTACCGGACGGGGGTTGGTGGAATGA
- a CDS encoding Rieske (2Fe-2S) protein yields the protein MSIFKAILGICDTKPLAETAWESRDGQAIVDLKAATMLTAKGGAAYLKGKGLEKPVLVVRGQDNKLYAYQDRCTHGGRKIDPVANEGKLKCCSVNHSTFNYDGKPLSGPAKHDIKRYETTESSGRLVIKIT from the coding sequence GTGAGCATCTTCAAGGCGATCCTGGGCATATGCGACACCAAGCCCCTGGCGGAGACCGCCTGGGAGTCCCGGGACGGACAGGCTATCGTCGATCTGAAGGCAGCGACCATGCTGACGGCAAAGGGCGGCGCCGCTTATCTCAAGGGCAAAGGCCTGGAAAAGCCGGTGCTGGTGGTCCGCGGCCAGGACAACAAATTGTACGCCTACCAGGACCGCTGCACTCACGGCGGCCGCAAGATCGACCCCGTCGCCAACGAAGGGAAGCTCAAGTGCTGTAGCGTCAACCACAGCACCTTCAACTATGACGGCAAGCCGCTGTCCGGACCGGCTAAGCACGACATCAAGCGCTACGAGACGACGGAATCCTCCGGGCGCCTGGTAATAAAAATCACTTAG
- a CDS encoding ABC transporter permease — translation MIHLPSFRAVRMWQRNRDVFIRLWWSLAPAFMIEPVLLLGAIGLGFGAYIGVIEGQDYINYIVPGILASYSMTTATFECTYGAYFRMEYRKTYDAIMATPLNIEDIVGGEILWGATRSIITATIILTVSLFFGLLESWWALLIPFAAFLIGLLFSCLAIIFVSVASSVYSFNYYFTLFIAPMTFFSGAFFPLDNLPSVVGDISPFLPLTPAVNLMRALVTGEFSAATLGSLLVVVITTVVLFLIAAMVMRRRVME, via the coding sequence ATGATCCACCTGCCTTCTTTCCGGGCCGTCCGCATGTGGCAGCGCAACCGCGACGTCTTCATCCGTTTGTGGTGGTCGTTAGCCCCGGCGTTCATGATCGAGCCGGTGTTGTTGCTTGGGGCTATCGGGTTGGGATTCGGGGCTTATATCGGCGTCATCGAGGGGCAGGACTATATCAACTATATCGTCCCCGGCATCCTGGCCAGCTACTCCATGACCACCGCCACCTTCGAGTGTACCTACGGCGCTTATTTCCGCATGGAATACCGCAAGACTTACGACGCTATAATGGCAACACCCCTTAATATCGAGGACATCGTCGGCGGGGAGATTCTCTGGGGCGCCACCCGTTCCATCATTACCGCCACCATCATCCTGACCGTGTCGCTGTTTTTCGGACTTCTAGAGTCCTGGTGGGCGCTTCTGATACCCTTCGCCGCTTTCCTTATCGGCCTGTTGTTCTCCTGTTTGGCCATCATCTTCGTCTCGGTGGCGTCTTCAGTGTACAGCTTCAACTATTACTTCACCCTGTTCATCGCCCCCATGACCTTCTTCTCCGGAGCCTTTTTCCCCCTGGATAATCTGCCATCGGTGGTAGGCGACATCAGCCCGTTCCTGCCGCTAACCCCAGCGGTTAACCTGATGCGAGCCCTGGTCACCGGTGAATTTTCGGCGGCCACGCTGGGTTCACTCCTGGTCGTGGTCATCACCACCGTGGTTCTTTTCCTCATAGCGGCGATGGTCATGAGACGAAGAGTGATGGAGTAG
- the rsmI gene encoding 16S rRNA (cytidine(1402)-2'-O)-methyltransferase, with the protein MPTLYIVATPIGNLEDITLRAMRVLKEVSLIAAEDTRRTLKLLNALQIKTPLTSYYEHNKLSKLDYILSKLEDGDVALVSDAGTPGIADPGQELIAAAIARGFRVEATPGPSSVIAALAVSGLPTAEFRFLAFLPRQASERRGVLERLAADKATLVFLEAPHRLRVMLKAMIETLGDRPVAVCRELTKLHEEVFRGTLSKALEHFGEPRGEFVIVVEGTRAVEAAPVLDDKIIGQLLKLKNEGAPAKEATARLAATTGLSRRELYGAWLKLK; encoded by the coding sequence ATGCCGACGCTGTATATTGTGGCCACGCCTATCGGCAACCTTGAGGACATCACCCTCCGCGCCATGCGGGTGCTCAAAGAGGTCAGTCTTATCGCCGCGGAGGACACCCGGCGTACTTTGAAGCTCCTCAACGCGCTTCAGATCAAGACGCCGCTGACCAGTTATTACGAGCATAATAAGCTGTCCAAGCTGGATTATATCCTTTCCAAGCTGGAAGATGGGGACGTTGCCCTGGTGTCGGACGCCGGCACGCCGGGCATCGCCGATCCGGGACAGGAACTCATCGCCGCGGCCATCGCCCGGGGGTTTCGCGTGGAGGCGACTCCCGGACCGTCCAGCGTTATCGCCGCCCTAGCAGTTTCCGGTTTGCCGACGGCGGAATTCCGCTTCCTGGCTTTCCTGCCGCGGCAGGCTTCGGAACGACGGGGAGTCCTGGAAAGGCTAGCAGCCGATAAAGCCACGCTGGTGTTTCTCGAAGCGCCGCATAGATTGAGAGTCATGCTGAAGGCGATGATCGAGACACTGGGCGACCGGCCGGTAGCGGTGTGCCGTGAACTGACCAAGCTGCATGAAGAAGTGTTCCGGGGCACGCTGAGCAAAGCATTGGAACACTTCGGGGAACCGAGAGGCGAGTTCGTCATCGTCGTCGAAGGAACCAGGGCGGTAGAAGCCGCGCCGGTGCTCGATGACAAGATCATCGGCCAACTATTGAAGCTGAAAAACGAGGGCGCCCCGGCTAAAGAAGCGACGGCGCGGCTGGCGGCAACAACGGGATTGTCACGGCGCGAACTCTATGGGGCTTGGCTTAAACTTAAGTAA
- a CDS encoding calcium/sodium antiporter produces the protein MITYILFVIGFVILVKGADFIVDGGSAMGLRLKISSLIIGLTVVALGTSAPELMVTLFASASASEASQLVIGNIIGSNIANILLVLGVASLIFPIVVRRDVIWVQIPLSLLAVMTLGVIASDSILDNEAVSILTRSDGIILLLFFTVFLYYTIAQVRRQRSSFYTDVAAEQDVETQTVQYSWLKIINLITLGLLGLFFGGRWIVDGAIRLSQDLNWDQSFVGLTIVAVGTSLPELATSVVAAFKKNADIAVGNIVGSNIVNVFFILGVGAVIKPIPFDAHNYPALFVAVLSSLVLFAAMFTGPKHHLLVRPTGIVFLVLYALFIGYSVIAA, from the coding sequence ATGATCACATACATCCTATTCGTAATCGGTTTCGTGATCCTGGTCAAAGGCGCCGACTTCATCGTGGACGGCGGCTCCGCCATGGGGTTGCGACTGAAGATTTCGAGTCTCATCATCGGCCTCACCGTGGTCGCCTTGGGGACTTCGGCGCCGGAGTTGATGGTAACTCTGTTCGCCAGCGCCAGCGCCAGCGAAGCGTCCCAATTGGTGATCGGCAACATCATCGGCAGTAACATCGCCAACATTTTACTCGTACTGGGCGTTGCATCCCTTATCTTTCCCATCGTCGTAAGACGGGATGTCATCTGGGTGCAGATACCGTTAAGTTTGTTGGCCGTGATGACGCTGGGCGTTATAGCCTCCGATTCTATTCTCGATAACGAAGCCGTTTCGATACTCACCCGGTCCGATGGAATAATACTACTTCTGTTTTTTACGGTCTTCCTGTACTACACCATCGCCCAGGTGCGCCGGCAGCGTTCGAGTTTCTACACCGATGTTGCGGCGGAACAGGATGTAGAAACGCAAACGGTCCAGTATTCATGGTTGAAGATAATTAACCTGATAACCCTCGGTCTGCTGGGGTTGTTTTTCGGCGGGCGCTGGATAGTGGACGGAGCAATCCGGTTGTCACAGGATCTGAATTGGGATCAGTCATTTGTGGGTTTGACCATCGTGGCTGTTGGCACTTCCCTGCCGGAACTGGCCACTTCTGTGGTCGCTGCGTTTAAAAAGAACGCCGATATCGCCGTCGGTAACATCGTCGGTTCCAATATTGTCAATGTATTTTTCATCCTGGGCGTTGGCGCGGTTATCAAACCTATTCCGTTCGATGCCCATAATTATCCCGCCCTGTTCGTCGCCGTGCTGTCATCCCTGGTGCTTTTTGCCGCCATGTTTACCGGGCCGAAGCACCACCTGCTTGTGCGTCCCACCGGCATAGTCTTTCTGGTTCTTTATGCGTTGTTCATTGGCTATTCGGTGATCGCCGCCTAG
- a CDS encoding DUF302 domain-containing protein, translating to MYGYKRQVHGTFDAVVQKTREELKKEGFGIMTEIDVRETLKKKLDVDYDNYVILGACNPPFAYKALQAEKEIGLLLPCNVIVYEDGGQVFVSAILATEAMKAVDNENLGGIAVVVEDKLKKVVDSI from the coding sequence ATGTACGGATATAAACGACAGGTCCATGGGACATTCGACGCGGTGGTGCAAAAGACCCGCGAGGAACTCAAAAAAGAAGGTTTCGGCATTATGACCGAGATAGACGTCAGGGAAACGCTCAAGAAGAAGCTCGACGTTGATTATGACAACTACGTTATCCTGGGCGCCTGCAACCCGCCGTTCGCTTACAAGGCGCTCCAGGCGGAGAAGGAGATCGGGCTGCTGCTGCCCTGCAACGTCATCGTTTACGAAGACGGCGGGCAGGTTTTTGTTTCAGCTATCCTGGCCACCGAGGCCATGAAGGCGGTGGACAACGAGAACCTTGGAGGCATCGCCGTGGTGGTGGAGGATAAACTGAAGAAGGTCGTCGACAGCATCTAA
- the rsfS gene encoding ribosome silencing factor, giving the protein MNLIHRRTQLETIDLARRIADIASEKQAEDIIVTDVRGLSSITDYQVVASADNQRLARAVFDDVIEKLKKDGIRPLFSEGAGPDSDWLIVDYGAVMLHIFVPEKRALFDFDRLWPEAKTVLALQ; this is encoded by the coding sequence CTGAATCTGATTCACAGGAGAACTCAACTGGAAACTATCGACCTGGCCCGGCGTATCGCCGATATAGCCTCAGAAAAGCAAGCCGAAGATATCATCGTCACCGATGTCCGCGGTTTATCCAGCATCACGGATTACCAGGTGGTCGCATCCGCCGATAACCAGCGACTGGCGCGGGCGGTGTTCGATGACGTGATCGAAAAATTGAAGAAAGACGGTATCCGGCCACTCTTTTCCGAAGGCGCCGGTCCGGACTCGGATTGGCTGATCGTGGACTATGGTGCGGTGATGCTACATATCTTCGTTCCGGAAAAGCGTGCCCTTTTCGATTTCGATCGGCTTTGGCCCGAAGCCAAGACGGTGCTGGCGCTGCAATAA
- a CDS encoding HD domain-containing phosphohydrolase, with protein sequence MLLPNPIKMAAMIHRDTILLVGLDEQAQSLLFSRLAAEGHRCLLAVDGVAAMEAIERQDIALVLLDINLPYGLGLQVLQEIKAKSSDTDVIMVTGGGDAAVPVECLRLGAYDYLTRPLNPGIVTFCAGRALEKRRLVLENRESKETLESKIAVRTREITQALVKLKSASIDTIMRLSRAAEFKDEDTGTHIQRMSRYTAYIAERMGLPDDYVETILYASTMHDIGKIGIPDNILLKPGKLDDEEWVIMKQHTVIGARILDGADAEVMRLGSAIAISHHEKWNGTGYPFGLKGEEIPLSGRIAAVADVFDSVTSKRGYRKTDFTPQEAFKLIEQNIGSQFDPAVFQAFKTAWPDIQDEQERCRRLETCRRQEMDGQLAAAETA encoded by the coding sequence ATGCTGTTGCCTAACCCAATAAAAATGGCCGCGATGATCCATCGGGACACCATTTTGCTGGTCGGTCTCGATGAGCAGGCGCAAAGCCTCCTCTTCTCCCGGCTGGCGGCGGAGGGTCACCGGTGCCTGTTGGCCGTTGACGGTGTGGCGGCTATGGAAGCCATCGAGCGTCAGGACATCGCTCTGGTCCTGCTCGATATAAACCTGCCTTACGGGCTGGGTCTTCAGGTCCTTCAGGAGATCAAAGCTAAAAGTTCTGATACCGATGTCATCATGGTAACCGGCGGCGGAGATGCCGCCGTTCCGGTCGAGTGCCTCAGGCTGGGCGCTTATGATTATCTTACCCGTCCGTTGAATCCGGGAATTGTTACCTTCTGCGCCGGGAGGGCATTGGAAAAACGGCGCCTGGTGCTGGAGAACCGTGAATCCAAGGAAACCCTGGAATCGAAAATAGCCGTACGGACCAGGGAGATCACCCAGGCACTCGTCAAGCTTAAATCCGCTTCTATCGACACCATCATGCGGCTGTCACGCGCCGCCGAATTCAAGGATGAAGATACCGGCACTCACATTCAAAGGATGAGCCGGTATACCGCTTACATCGCTGAGAGGATGGGTTTGCCGGACGACTACGTTGAAACCATCCTGTATGCTTCTACGATGCATGACATCGGTAAGATCGGCATTCCGGACAACATCCTGTTGAAACCGGGCAAGCTCGACGACGAGGAATGGGTGATCATGAAGCAGCACACCGTCATCGGCGCCCGGATTTTGGACGGCGCCGACGCCGAGGTCATGAGACTGGGATCAGCCATCGCCATCAGCCACCACGAGAAATGGAACGGCACCGGCTACCCGTTCGGCCTGAAGGGAGAGGAGATACCGTTGTCGGGCCGGATAGCGGCCGTCGCCGACGTTTTCGATTCCGTTACCTCAAAACGGGGATATCGTAAGACTGATTTCACCCCGCAAGAAGCATTCAAGCTGATAGAACAGAACATCGGCTCACAGTTCGATCCTGCTGTATTTCAGGCGTTTAAGACCGCCTGGCCTGATATCCAGGACGAACAGGAGAGGTGCCGCCGCCTGGAAACCTGCCGGCGGCAGGAGATGGACGGTCAATTGGCGGCTGCCGAAACGGCTTGA
- the argC gene encoding N-acetyl-gamma-glutamyl-phosphate reductase — MSKVRVGILNVTGYAGVELARLLAGHPDVELASVTGRSAAGQPLGKIFPHLESLGLTIEEELGEVDFVFSALPHHESSAQLLPFIERGVRVIDISADFRLTNPSLYEEWYGFPHPAPELLSDAVYGLPELYRESIKTAKIIANPGCYPTASILALAPALKAGIVAGKIVIDAKSGLSGAGRSLNFRSHYCEANEDVTAYALGNHRHQPEIQQELTALDNKIGDITFTPHLVPMARGILATCYAPLRENALAEEITSLYAEFYRDKPFVRVMSEPPHTKYATGTNLGLIHPMIDRRSGFLIVVSVIDNLIKGAAGQAVQNMNLMLGFPETAGLPLFAQYP, encoded by the coding sequence ATGTCTAAAGTACGTGTCGGGATACTTAACGTCACCGGTTACGCCGGGGTGGAACTGGCGAGGCTGCTCGCCGGGCATCCTGACGTCGAGTTGGCTTCCGTCACCGGCCGCTCCGCCGCCGGGCAGCCGCTGGGAAAAATCTTCCCCCATTTGGAATCTCTCGGTTTGACCATCGAAGAAGAATTGGGTGAGGTGGACTTCGTTTTCTCGGCCTTACCGCACCACGAGAGTTCAGCTCAGTTATTACCGTTCATCGAAAGAGGCGTCAGGGTCATCGACATTAGCGCCGACTTTCGGCTTACAAACCCATCCCTGTACGAGGAATGGTACGGTTTCCCGCACCCGGCGCCCGAACTCCTGTCAGACGCCGTTTACGGTCTTCCGGAGCTTTACAGGGAATCGATCAAAACCGCCAAGATCATCGCCAACCCCGGATGTTACCCGACTGCCTCGATATTGGCGCTGGCCCCAGCCCTCAAAGCGGGCATCGTCGCCGGCAAGATCGTCATTGACGCCAAGAGCGGTCTGTCCGGGGCCGGCCGCAGCCTCAACTTCCGGAGCCACTACTGCGAGGCCAACGAGGACGTCACAGCCTATGCGCTGGGCAACCACCGACATCAGCCCGAAATCCAGCAGGAGCTGACCGCCCTCGACAACAAGATCGGCGACATCACCTTCACACCCCACCTGGTACCGATGGCCCGCGGTATCCTGGCCACCTGCTACGCGCCACTCAGGGAGAACGCGCTGGCCGAGGAGATAACCTCCCTCTATGCCGAGTTCTACCGCGACAAGCCTTTCGTCCGGGTGATGAGCGAGCCGCCGCACACCAAATACGCCACCGGCACCAACCTGGGTCTGATCCACCCTATGATCGACCGGCGAAGTGGCTTTTTGATCGTGGTGTCGGTCATCGACAACCTTATCAAGGGTGCCGCCGGTCAGGCAGTCCAGAACATGAACCTGATGCTGGGGTTCCCTGAGACCGCAGGACTCCCGCTTTTTGCCCAGTATCCCTAG
- a CDS encoding PAS domain S-box protein — translation MENNNCEPRNPENQPLQGPPPRKPPSIEQLETELQTYEAELELQNETLRETECRLEESHALYRQLFNLAPIAYFVLDSNHIIKVVNKAGAELLNEYPAKLTGLRFTRFVAPESQDIFHRRLIGLHQRSLRTSIDVVLKSQDGPPIHAEVMAARTGSEGENFLLSVRDITERRQFIAELQERQAEINRLIAATIKDKILLETVTESIGTHVAYLDRDFNFQMVNNAYVTGSGRSREELIGKNHFDLFPDEENEAIFRRVRDKGIAESYHDKPFEFPDQPGRGITYWDWSLTPVKSPSGETEGMVFALAETTQRVRAANILKLAAEQLEETVSERTSELYDLNQNLAGEVDRRTLAEAELRSLSRRLVEVQEEERRRISKELHDEVGQHLTVLKMILDTGLKREDAMSKNAINSAIDQVKQVITQVRNLSMELHPSMLNVLGLETALNALFERLKSTTGLTVELHSDVDDSRLNPDTRLCAYRVVQEALTNVLRYAGVKEARVTMADKGDSFTVTISDKGKGFDLADLGGGRSSGISGMRERVLTLGGSFQLETGPGCGTRIELELPYAGV, via the coding sequence ATGGAAAACAATAACTGCGAACCGCGTAACCCAGAAAACCAGCCGCTTCAGGGGCCACCGCCTCGCAAACCCCCATCAATAGAACAACTCGAAACCGAACTTCAGACATATGAAGCCGAACTGGAGCTGCAGAACGAGACTTTGCGGGAGACCGAGTGCCGGCTAGAAGAATCCCACGCGCTATACCGCCAGTTATTCAACCTGGCACCGATAGCGTACTTTGTACTCGACTCCAACCATATCATCAAAGTCGTCAATAAGGCCGGTGCTGAACTCCTAAACGAATATCCGGCCAAACTCACCGGACTGCGTTTCACCCGCTTCGTCGCCCCGGAATCACAGGATATCTTCCATCGCCGCCTGATCGGTCTGCACCAAAGGTCGCTGAGGACATCGATCGATGTGGTATTGAAAAGCCAGGACGGTCCCCCCATCCACGCAGAAGTCATGGCCGCCCGCACCGGCTCCGAAGGAGAGAATTTCCTGCTGTCCGTTCGTGACATCACCGAACGCAGGCAATTTATAGCGGAATTACAGGAGCGGCAGGCGGAGATAAACCGCCTGATTGCGGCGACGATCAAGGATAAGATTCTGTTGGAAACGGTCACTGAAAGCATCGGCACCCATGTGGCCTACCTGGACCGTGATTTCAACTTCCAAATGGTCAACAACGCTTACGTCACCGGCAGCGGCCGCAGCCGCGAGGAACTCATCGGTAAAAATCACTTCGACCTGTTTCCAGACGAGGAGAATGAAGCCATCTTCCGGCGGGTCAGGGATAAAGGCATCGCCGAAAGTTATCACGACAAACCTTTCGAGTTTCCAGACCAGCCGGGACGCGGTATCACCTATTGGGACTGGTCTCTCACCCCGGTCAAGTCACCTTCCGGCGAAACCGAGGGAATGGTTTTTGCATTGGCCGAGACCACCCAGCGGGTCCGGGCTGCTAACATCTTAAAGCTGGCCGCCGAACAATTGGAAGAGACGGTCAGCGAACGCACCTCGGAACTCTATGACCTGAATCAGAACCTGGCCGGCGAGGTGGACCGCCGTACCCTGGCGGAAGCGGAGCTGAGGTCACTGTCGCGTCGCCTGGTGGAGGTCCAGGAGGAGGAACGCCGCCGGATTTCCAAGGAGCTTCATGACGAGGTAGGGCAGCATCTGACGGTGCTCAAGATGATACTGGACACGGGTCTTAAGCGCGAAGACGCCATGAGCAAGAATGCCATCAATTCAGCTATTGACCAGGTCAAGCAGGTCATCACCCAGGTGAGGAACCTGTCCATGGAACTGCACCCCTCGATGCTGAACGTCCTCGGACTGGAAACAGCGTTGAACGCCCTGTTCGAGCGACTAAAATCCACGACCGGCCTTACCGTCGAACTGCACAGCGACGTCGACGACAGCCGGCTCAATCCGGATACCAGGCTCTGCGCCTACCGGGTGGTCCAGGAGGCGCTGACCAACGTGCTGCGCTATGCCGGGGTCAAGGAGGCGCGGGTGACGATGGCGGACAAAGGCGACAGCTTCACTGTCACCATCAGCGACAAGGGTAAAGGTTTCGACTTGGCCGACCTGGGCGGCGGACGCAGCAGCGGCATCAGCGGCATGCGCGAGCGCGTCCTGACGCTGGGGGGCAGTTTTCAGTTGGAGACGGGACCCGGCTGCGGCACCAGGATAGAACTCGAACTGCCGTACGCCGGCGTTTAG